A region of Actinomycetota bacterium DNA encodes the following proteins:
- a CDS encoding tRNA (adenine-N1)-methyltransferase — protein MTAPFEVGERVLLIDNKERHYLVKLAATETFHTHGGALALDGIIGHEEGVQVRADGGMVFRCFRPRLADWVLKMPRGAQVVYPKDLGQIVMWGDIAPGKRVLEAGTGSGALTLTLCRAVGAQGRVVSYEEREEHRTQAIANIEGFAGKLPDHLELRAGEMAQVARSGDTFDRCVLDLPDPWEQLAVIAPVLEPGAILCAYLPTVLQVQQLVLAFEQHGLIHAETMEVLLRTWHVTSRSVRPDHRMVAHTGFLSLARKLG, from the coding sequence GTGACCGCGCCGTTCGAGGTGGGCGAGCGGGTCCTGTTGATCGACAACAAGGAACGGCACTACCTCGTGAAGCTGGCGGCAACCGAGACGTTCCACACCCACGGCGGAGCGCTGGCGTTGGACGGCATCATCGGACACGAGGAGGGCGTTCAGGTCCGGGCCGACGGCGGGATGGTGTTCCGCTGCTTCCGTCCGAGGCTCGCCGACTGGGTCCTGAAGATGCCACGGGGAGCGCAGGTCGTCTATCCGAAGGACCTCGGGCAGATCGTGATGTGGGGAGACATCGCGCCGGGCAAACGGGTGCTCGAAGCGGGGACCGGCTCCGGCGCGCTGACGCTGACGCTGTGCCGGGCCGTGGGAGCGCAGGGCCGTGTCGTCAGCTACGAGGAACGCGAGGAACATCGCACCCAGGCGATCGCCAACATCGAGGGCTTCGCGGGCAAGCTGCCCGATCACCTCGAACTCCGCGCCGGCGAAATGGCGCAGGTGGCCCGGTCGGGTGACACGTTCGATCGGTGCGTGCTCGACCTGCCGGATCCGTGGGAGCAGCTCGCCGTGATCGCACCGGTCCTCGAGCCGGGTGCGATCCTGTGCGCATACCTGCCGACGGTCCTGCAGGTCCAGCAGCTGGTGCTCGCGTTCGAGCAGCACGGGCTGATCCACGCCGAGACGATGGAGGTCCTGCTCCGGACATGGCACGTGACCTCACGCTCCGTGCGTCCGGACCACCGGATGGTGGCCCATACGGGGTTCCTGAGCCTGGCCCGCAAGCTCGGCTGA
- a CDS encoding methylenetetrahydrofolate reductase, with product MTLGSQVAETAGPRSRLHEVFLSGAFAVTSELQTTDGGDPESVFEAAVPLAGKVDAVNCTDNSAAHPHISQVAAGRLLLERGIEPVAQFGCRDRNRLGLQADLLGAHALGIRNVVLMTGDDVTAGDHPEAKPLFDLDAMHLIRIARILRDEGTYLSGRPLSSAPTFLVGAVENPFAPPVEFRPARLEKKIEAGAEFIQTQCIFNLQRMRSFMRAAVDLGCTERAWILAGVYIPRSARAAAYMRDIVPGIDVPEDVVRRLEGVPKQRQEAEALEMTLELCEELRAMEGIAGLHLMSIKGDHLITEAIERLGLLPRPASVDETGAASDRASTG from the coding sequence ATGACCCTCGGATCGCAGGTCGCCGAGACGGCAGGGCCCCGGAGTCGCCTCCACGAGGTGTTCCTGTCCGGCGCGTTCGCCGTCACCTCCGAGTTGCAGACGACCGACGGCGGCGATCCGGAGTCGGTCTTCGAGGCGGCTGTGCCGCTTGCCGGGAAGGTCGACGCCGTCAACTGCACCGACAACAGCGCCGCGCACCCGCACATCTCGCAGGTCGCTGCGGGGCGCTTGCTTCTCGAACGCGGGATCGAGCCCGTCGCTCAGTTCGGCTGCCGCGACCGCAACCGCCTCGGGCTGCAGGCCGACCTGCTCGGTGCGCACGCGCTCGGGATCCGCAACGTCGTCCTCATGACCGGCGACGACGTCACCGCCGGCGACCACCCCGAGGCCAAACCCCTCTTCGACCTGGACGCGATGCACCTGATCAGGATCGCGAGGATCCTGCGAGACGAAGGCACCTACCTCAGCGGGCGTCCGCTGAGCTCCGCTCCCACGTTCCTTGTCGGCGCGGTCGAGAATCCGTTCGCTCCACCGGTGGAGTTCCGCCCCGCGCGGCTGGAGAAGAAGATCGAAGCGGGGGCGGAGTTCATCCAGACGCAGTGCATCTTCAACCTCCAGCGGATGCGTTCGTTCATGCGTGCGGCCGTCGACCTCGGCTGCACGGAGCGTGCGTGGATCCTCGCGGGCGTCTACATCCCTCGCTCTGCTCGCGCGGCCGCCTACATGCGGGACATCGTGCCGGGGATCGATGTTCCCGAGGACGTCGTCCGGCGCCTCGAAGGCGTTCCGAAACAACGGCAAGAGGCCGAGGCCTTGGAGATGACCCTCGAGCTCTGCGAGGAGCTGCGTGCGATGGAGGGGATCGCCGGTCTGCACCTGATGTCGATCAAGGGCGATCACCTGATCACCGAGGCGATCGAGCGCCTCGGCCTGCTCCCGCGTCCCGCGTCCGTCGACGAGACCGGCGCCGCGTCGGACCGCGCATCGACCGGCTGA
- a CDS encoding trypsin-like peptidase domain-containing protein has translation MHTTLRRSLLAVPLALLMGLAACTVEQPAATNQGQGQGLEFPDPVPAPDTRGTEGRIVGVVRKVLPAVVNVSVRGIQGQGTGTGFVVRSDGIAVTNYHVVEGAQELTVRTSHVDDPVTYDARVIGGDAEADLAVLQIDTDDQLATVPIGDSDSLDLGQQVVAIGYALGLEGGPSVTTGIVSSLDRVVTAQDPNCQECENAQRVYDDIVQTDAAINPGNSGGPLVDLAGQVIGINTAGAGAAAAENIGFAIQINAVRDTIQSAARNPLAPAAYMGVSSADAANPEVQFDFDVPVEEGAVIVGLDNDGPAENAGVEVGDVVVGFDGSSVETSDQLGDLIGERSPGELVDVELVRADGSEESVTVELGSRPLPAPAS, from the coding sequence ATGCACACGACCTTGAGGCGTTCGCTGCTGGCCGTCCCACTCGCGTTACTGATGGGGCTCGCCGCGTGCACGGTCGAACAACCGGCCGCAACCAACCAGGGCCAGGGGCAGGGCCTCGAGTTCCCCGACCCCGTTCCCGCACCGGACACTCGCGGGACCGAAGGACGGATCGTCGGCGTCGTCCGCAAGGTGCTCCCGGCCGTCGTCAACGTCTCCGTCCGTGGGATCCAGGGGCAGGGGACCGGCACCGGGTTCGTGGTGCGCTCGGACGGTATCGCGGTCACCAACTACCACGTCGTCGAGGGCGCCCAGGAGCTCACGGTCCGCACCTCCCACGTGGACGACCCGGTGACCTACGACGCGCGGGTGATCGGAGGTGACGCCGAGGCGGACCTCGCAGTCCTACAGATCGATACCGACGATCAACTCGCCACGGTGCCGATCGGCGACTCGGACAGCCTCGATCTGGGCCAGCAGGTCGTCGCGATCGGCTACGCACTCGGTCTCGAAGGAGGTCCGTCGGTCACGACCGGCATCGTGTCCTCACTCGACCGCGTGGTCACCGCCCAGGATCCCAACTGCCAAGAGTGTGAGAACGCACAGCGCGTCTACGACGATATCGTGCAAACGGATGCCGCCATCAATCCCGGTAACTCGGGCGGACCGCTCGTGGACCTCGCCGGACAGGTCATCGGCATCAACACCGCAGGCGCCGGAGCGGCAGCGGCCGAGAACATCGGCTTCGCGATCCAGATCAACGCGGTCCGAGACACGATCCAGAGCGCGGCAAGGAACCCGCTGGCGCCGGCCGCGTACATGGGGGTGTCATCCGCGGACGCCGCGAACCCCGAGGTGCAGTTCGACTTCGACGTGCCCGTCGAGGAGGGTGCGGTCATCGTCGGACTCGACAACGACGGCCCCGCGGAGAACGCCGGCGTCGAGGTCGGAGACGTCGTCGTGGGCTTCGACGGTTCGAGCGTCGAGACCTCCGACCAGCTCGGGGATCTGATCGGGGAGCGCTCGCCCGGCGAGCTGGTCGACGTCGAGCTCGTCCGCGCCGACGGCTCCGAGGAATCCGTCACCGTGGAGCTGGGCTCCCGCCCCCTGCCGGCCCCCGCCTCCTAA
- the arc gene encoding proteasome ATPase, whose product MPLDPEQQEMHEKQVHELQTQVTFLEDEIALLRRRLTNAPRQVKILEEKLLETKGELARAMGQNEKLATTLRAEKEKIEGLRDEVEKLSQPPATFGVYLRTNDDDGSIDVFTSGRKMRVNVAPEIEASALVKGTEVILNEALNVVEVLDPERQGEVFKVKDRLDDDRVVVIGRGEEELVATLSAALRGEHIRAGDPLMLDVRSGVALEKLPKEEVEELVLEEIPDVSYEDIGGLESQIDSIRDAVELPFLYAELFHEHELEPPKGVLLYGPPGCGKTLIAKAVAKSLAEKVAERTGREDARSYFLNVKGPELLNKYVGETERQIREIFQRAKERSEEGLPVIVFFDEMDSIFRTRGTGISSDVESTIVPQLLSELDGVETLKNVIVIGASNREDLIDPAILRPGRLDVKIKIERPDQQQASHIMSKYLHPVVPIHPEEADRSSGDLSDATRRMIERTVEKMYAPSDENRFLEVTYASGDKEILYFKDFNSGAMIENIVRRAKKDAIKRFLSTGEKGIKGEDLFHAIRDEFKENEDLPNTTNPDDWARISGKKGERIVYVRTLLSGDGDEGRQVERVSAGQYL is encoded by the coding sequence ATGCCGCTCGACCCCGAACAGCAGGAGATGCACGAGAAGCAGGTCCACGAATTGCAGACGCAGGTCACGTTCCTCGAGGACGAGATCGCGCTCCTGCGCCGAAGGCTGACGAACGCGCCGCGCCAGGTGAAGATCCTCGAGGAGAAGCTGCTCGAGACCAAGGGCGAGCTCGCGCGCGCGATGGGCCAGAACGAGAAGCTCGCGACGACGCTGCGCGCCGAGAAGGAGAAGATCGAAGGGCTGCGCGACGAGGTCGAGAAGCTCTCTCAGCCGCCCGCGACGTTCGGCGTGTACCTGCGGACGAACGACGACGACGGCTCGATCGACGTGTTCACCTCCGGCCGGAAGATGCGCGTCAACGTCGCCCCCGAGATCGAGGCCAGCGCGCTCGTCAAGGGGACCGAGGTGATCCTCAACGAGGCGCTGAACGTGGTCGAGGTGCTCGACCCTGAACGCCAGGGCGAGGTCTTCAAGGTGAAGGACCGCCTCGACGACGACCGCGTCGTCGTGATCGGTCGCGGCGAGGAAGAGCTCGTCGCCACCCTGTCCGCCGCGCTGCGGGGCGAGCACATCCGCGCGGGCGACCCCTTGATGCTCGACGTGCGCTCCGGGGTCGCGCTCGAGAAGCTTCCGAAGGAAGAGGTCGAAGAGCTCGTCCTCGAGGAGATCCCCGACGTCAGCTACGAGGACATCGGTGGTCTGGAGAGCCAGATCGACTCGATCCGCGACGCCGTGGAGCTGCCGTTCCTGTACGCGGAGCTGTTCCACGAGCACGAGCTCGAGCCCCCCAAGGGCGTGCTGCTGTACGGACCGCCGGGGTGCGGCAAGACGCTGATCGCCAAGGCGGTCGCGAAGTCGCTGGCCGAGAAGGTCGCCGAGCGTACGGGTCGCGAGGACGCGCGCAGCTACTTCCTCAACGTGAAGGGGCCCGAGCTGCTGAACAAGTACGTGGGCGAGACGGAGCGTCAGATCCGCGAGATCTTCCAGCGCGCGAAGGAGCGCAGCGAGGAGGGTCTGCCGGTGATCGTCTTCTTCGACGAGATGGACTCGATCTTCCGCACCCGAGGAACGGGTATCTCCAGCGACGTGGAATCGACGATCGTTCCCCAGCTGCTCAGCGAGCTCGACGGGGTCGAAACCCTCAAGAACGTGATCGTGATCGGAGCGTCGAACCGGGAGGATCTGATCGACCCGGCGATCCTGCGCCCGGGGCGGCTCGACGTGAAGATCAAGATCGAGCGCCCCGACCAGCAACAGGCCTCCCACATCATGTCGAAGTATCTGCACCCGGTCGTCCCGATCCACCCCGAGGAGGCCGATCGCTCCAGCGGCGACCTGTCCGACGCCACGCGGCGCATGATCGAGCGCACCGTCGAGAAGATGTATGCACCCAGCGACGAGAACCGGTTCCTCGAGGTGACCTACGCGAGCGGCGACAAGGAGATCCTCTACTTCAAGGACTTCAACTCCGGCGCGATGATCGAGAACATCGTCCGCCGCGCGAAGAAGGACGCGATCAAGCGGTTCCTGTCGACCGGCGAGAAGGGCATCAAGGGCGAGGATCTGTTCCACGCGATCCGGGACGAGTTCAAGGAGAACGAGGACCTCCCGAACACGACGAACCCCGACGACTGGGCCCGCATCTCGGGCAAGAAGGGGGAGCGGATCGTCTACGTGCGCACCCTGCTGTCGGGCGACGGCGACGAGGGTCGTCAGGTCGAGCGCGTGAGCGCCGGACAGTACCTCTAG
- a CDS encoding methylenetetrahydrofolate reductase C-terminal domain-containing protein, with the protein MGQRLDRRPPASAPEPKGFRKALLLVEKVAKEKAFDCRMCGQCILHSTGMSCPMRCPKNLRNGPCGGVLQDGTCEVLPDRPCVWVQALEGARALPIWRDHLDRVNPPVDWRLQETASWENGLTGRDKLVPAAWRVRPETPAAAPAWAHPHPDAEGPA; encoded by the coding sequence GTGGGCCAGCGACTCGACAGACGACCCCCGGCGAGCGCGCCGGAGCCGAAGGGCTTCCGCAAGGCGTTGCTGCTCGTCGAGAAGGTCGCGAAGGAGAAGGCATTCGACTGCCGCATGTGCGGGCAGTGCATCCTCCATTCCACGGGGATGAGCTGCCCGATGCGGTGCCCGAAGAACCTGCGGAACGGTCCCTGCGGGGGCGTCCTCCAAGACGGGACGTGCGAGGTCCTCCCGGACCGGCCCTGCGTCTGGGTGCAGGCCTTGGAGGGCGCTCGCGCGCTCCCGATCTGGCGCGACCATCTCGATCGCGTGAACCCTCCCGTCGACTGGCGGCTGCAGGAAACCGCCTCGTGGGAGAACGGCCTGACCGGGCGAGACAAGCTCGTCCCGGCAGCATGGCGTGTGCGGCCGGAGACCCCCGCAGCGGCGCCTGCGTGGGCGCATCCTCACCCCGACGCCGAGGGGCCCGCATGA
- the dop gene encoding depupylase/deamidase Dop, protein MAIPKVVGTETEYGISAVGQPDFNPVLSSSMLISGYAGALRRIRWDYEQESPLRDARGYEPVQLREPVEEDLGLANVILPNGARYYVDHAHPEYSTPECASPRALVIHDKAGERILERSLDELGPMLPPGQRIAIYKNNSDGKGNSYGTHENYLVDRATPFGNIVRDLTPFFISRQVFTGAGKVGSEGQWDEADDVDYQLTQRADFFETEVGLETTLKRPIINTRDEPHADPDKYRRLHVIVGDANMCEVATFLKVGTTAIVLKMVEDEFLPDLSPASPVQALHRVSRDTSCRSATIELTDGRTLSGVQLQWEYLEHAKKYVEAEDDSEENLEVLERWEDVLTRLEEDPLQLHRELDWVAKRRVLEGYRERDGLAWSDPKLRLIDLQYHDVRQDKGLYYRLVATGEVARIATDEQITRAVMEPPEDTRAYFRGRCIAKYRDAIAAASWDSLIFDTGRDALQRVPTREPLKGTREHVEGLLADSPDAATLVDKLQG, encoded by the coding sequence ATGGCCATCCCCAAGGTCGTCGGCACCGAGACCGAGTACGGGATCTCCGCGGTCGGCCAGCCCGACTTCAACCCGGTGCTCTCGAGTTCGATGCTGATCAGCGGCTACGCCGGTGCGCTGCGCCGCATCCGCTGGGACTACGAGCAGGAATCGCCCTTGCGCGACGCCCGTGGCTACGAGCCCGTGCAATTGCGGGAGCCGGTCGAAGAGGACCTGGGTCTGGCGAACGTGATCCTTCCCAACGGAGCGCGCTACTACGTGGACCACGCCCACCCCGAGTACTCGACGCCGGAATGCGCCTCGCCACGCGCGCTCGTGATCCACGACAAGGCGGGGGAGCGGATCCTGGAGCGATCGCTCGACGAGCTCGGCCCGATGCTGCCTCCCGGCCAGCGGATCGCCATCTACAAGAACAACTCCGACGGCAAGGGGAACTCCTACGGAACACACGAGAACTACCTCGTCGACCGCGCCACGCCGTTCGGCAACATCGTCCGCGACCTGACCCCGTTCTTCATCTCACGACAGGTGTTCACCGGCGCCGGCAAGGTGGGGTCGGAGGGGCAGTGGGACGAAGCTGATGACGTGGACTACCAGCTCACGCAACGGGCGGACTTCTTCGAGACCGAGGTCGGACTCGAGACGACCCTGAAGCGGCCGATCATCAACACGCGCGACGAGCCGCACGCCGACCCGGACAAGTACCGGCGGCTGCACGTGATCGTCGGGGACGCCAACATGTGCGAGGTCGCGACGTTCCTGAAGGTGGGCACGACCGCGATCGTGCTGAAGATGGTCGAGGACGAGTTTCTGCCGGATCTGTCGCCGGCGAGCCCGGTCCAGGCGCTCCACCGCGTGTCCCGCGACACGAGCTGCCGATCCGCGACGATCGAGCTGACCGACGGCCGCACCCTGTCCGGGGTGCAGCTCCAGTGGGAGTACCTCGAGCACGCGAAGAAGTACGTCGAGGCCGAGGACGACTCGGAGGAGAACCTCGAGGTGCTCGAGCGGTGGGAGGACGTCCTCACCCGGCTCGAGGAAGACCCCCTCCAGCTGCATCGCGAGCTCGACTGGGTGGCCAAGCGCCGGGTGCTCGAGGGCTATCGCGAACGCGACGGCCTCGCCTGGAGCGATCCGAAGCTGCGATTGATCGACCTCCAGTACCACGACGTGCGCCAGGACAAGGGGCTCTACTACCGGCTGGTCGCGACGGGCGAAGTCGCGAGGATCGCGACGGACGAACAGATCACTCGCGCCGTGATGGAGCCTCCCGAGGACACCCGCGCGTACTTCCGCGGACGCTGCATCGCCAAGTACCGCGACGCGATCGCGGCAGCGTCGTGGGACTCGCTGATC